In Columba livia isolate bColLiv1 breed racing homer chromosome Z, bColLiv1.pat.W.v2, whole genome shotgun sequence, one DNA window encodes the following:
- the TMEM167A gene encoding protein kish-A has product MSAIFNFQSLLTVILLLICTCAYIRSLVPSLLDKNKTGLLGIFWKCARIGERKSPFVAVCCVLMAISILFGQ; this is encoded by the exons TCTGCCATCTTCAACTTTCAGAGTCTACTGACCGTCATCTTGCTGCTCATATGCACCTGTGCCTATATCAGATCTTTGGTTCCCAGCTTactggacaaaaataaaactgg ACTACTGGGAATTTTCTGGAAATGCGCCAGGAttg GTGAACGGAAGAGCCCCTTCGTGgctgtgtgctgtgtcttgATGGCCATCAGCATTCTGTTTGGACAGTAG